One genomic region from Aureibacillus halotolerans encodes:
- the grpE gene encoding nucleotide exchange factor GrpE — MEQKQSNKHEENVTEDTAEAPEEKDTTLEDRGDEGEQDVDVEILEADESSAEVAALQEKLQEAEQRLLRVQADYDNHRRRERNETAAREKYRAQGIVTELLPALDNFERALAVDAESADVTTVLKGVEMVHQQIKQALEKEGVTVIAAVGESFDPTFHQAVMQVSEEGVPSNQVVEEFQKGYMLKDRVLRPSMVKVNE; from the coding sequence ATGGAACAGAAGCAATCGAACAAGCATGAAGAAAACGTGACAGAGGACACGGCCGAGGCGCCTGAAGAAAAAGACACGACTCTTGAGGATCGTGGCGACGAAGGCGAACAGGATGTCGACGTAGAAATTCTAGAAGCCGATGAGTCTTCCGCTGAAGTAGCTGCTCTCCAGGAAAAGCTTCAGGAGGCTGAGCAACGTTTGTTACGCGTTCAAGCAGACTATGATAACCATCGTCGAAGAGAACGTAATGAAACAGCTGCTCGTGAAAAATATCGTGCACAAGGCATTGTCACGGAGTTATTGCCTGCGCTTGATAATTTTGAGCGTGCCTTGGCGGTCGATGCAGAATCCGCCGATGTGACGACGGTATTAAAGGGTGTTGAAATGGTTCACCAGCAAATCAAACAGGCGCTAGAAAAGGAAGGCGTGACTGTGATTGCAGCTGTTGGCGAATCATTTGATCCGACGTTTCATCAGGCTGTCATGCAAGTGTCTGAAGAAGGGGTACCTTCGAATCAAGTGGTTGAGGAATTCCAAAAAGGGTATATGCTCAAAGACCGGGTTTTACGCCCGTCTATGGTGAAAGTAAACGAATAG